A section of the Bacillus pumilus genome encodes:
- the der gene encoding ribosome biogenesis GTPase Der, protein MGKPVVAIVGRPNVGKSTIFNRIAGERISIVEDTPGVTRDRIYSSAEWLNYDFNLIDTGGIDIGDEPFLAQIRHQAEIAMDEADVIIFMVNGRDGVTSADEEVAKILYRTKKPVVLAVNKLDNPEMRSDVYDFYALGFGEPYPISGTHGLGLGDLLDAVAEHFKNLPDTQYDEQVVQFCLIGRPNVGKSSLVNAMLGEDRVIVSNIAGTTRDAVDTMFAYNQRDFVIVDTAGMRKKGKVYETTEKYSVLRALKAIDRSDVVAVVLDGEEGIIEQDKRIAGYAHEAGKAVVIVVNKWDAVEKDERTMKEFEQNIREHFQFLDYAPVLFMSALTKKRIHTLMPSIITASENHAMRVQTNILNDIIMDAVAMNPTPTHNGQRLKIYYATQVAIKPPSFVVFVNDPELMHFSYERFLENRIRDAFGFEGTPIKIFARARK, encoded by the coding sequence ATGGGTAAACCTGTCGTAGCCATTGTTGGAAGGCCCAACGTTGGAAAATCTACAATTTTTAATCGAATCGCAGGCGAAAGAATATCGATTGTAGAAGACACACCTGGTGTAACAAGAGATCGAATTTATAGCTCTGCTGAATGGTTAAATTATGACTTTAACTTAATAGATACTGGTGGAATTGATATTGGTGATGAGCCATTTTTAGCGCAAATTCGCCATCAAGCAGAAATTGCAATGGATGAAGCGGATGTCATCATCTTTATGGTGAATGGCCGAGATGGTGTGACATCAGCGGATGAAGAAGTCGCAAAAATTTTATATCGCACGAAAAAGCCAGTTGTACTTGCTGTTAATAAACTGGACAACCCTGAAATGAGAAGTGATGTGTATGACTTTTATGCACTAGGGTTTGGTGAGCCATATCCGATTTCTGGAACGCACGGATTAGGTCTTGGTGATCTACTTGATGCAGTTGCAGAACACTTTAAGAACTTACCAGATACGCAGTATGATGAACAAGTTGTCCAGTTCTGCTTAATTGGCCGCCCGAATGTAGGGAAATCTTCTTTAGTGAATGCGATGCTCGGAGAAGACCGCGTCATTGTCAGCAACATCGCCGGCACAACGAGAGATGCTGTCGATACGATGTTTGCGTACAATCAGCGTGACTTTGTCATTGTTGATACAGCAGGTATGAGAAAAAAAGGAAAAGTATACGAAACAACAGAGAAATACAGTGTGCTTCGTGCATTAAAAGCCATTGATCGTTCTGATGTTGTCGCTGTTGTTCTAGACGGTGAAGAAGGCATTATTGAGCAAGATAAACGTATTGCAGGCTATGCACACGAAGCTGGTAAAGCCGTTGTAATCGTTGTGAACAAATGGGACGCTGTTGAAAAAGATGAGCGTACGATGAAGGAATTTGAGCAAAACATTCGTGAGCATTTTCAATTCCTAGATTATGCACCTGTCTTATTTATGTCTGCTCTCACGAAAAAGAGAATTCATACGTTAATGCCGTCCATTATTACAGCTAGTGAAAATCATGCGATGCGCGTTCAAACGAATATTTTGAACGATATCATCATGGATGCAGTCGCAATGAATCCAACACCGACACACAATGGACAGCGCCTGAAAATTTATTATGCGACACAGGTGGCCATTAAGCCTCCGTCCTTTGTTGTGTTTGTAAACGATCCAGAGCTTATGCACTTTTCTTATGAACGTTTCCTAGAAAACCGTATTCGAGATGCGTTTGGTTTTGAAGGAACACCGATTAAAATATTTGCGAGAGCGAGAAAATAA
- a CDS encoding capping complex subunit for YIEGIA: MANTIEQFILAVATTNKERVMGGTAVFFCENKEELDMYAMNLEAILDGIAHGIGEDLYLIVKHF, encoded by the coding sequence ATGGCGAACACCATTGAACAATTTATACTCGCTGTGGCTACAACAAATAAAGAGCGAGTCATGGGCGGAACAGCAGTTTTTTTCTGTGAAAATAAAGAAGAACTCGACATGTACGCGATGAATTTAGAGGCCATTTTAGATGGCATTGCACACGGAATTGGAGAAGACCTTTACTTGATTGTCAAACATTTTTAA
- a CDS encoding YIEGIA family protein: MTDYTFPVIIGVIFGMAARLYMLRTDYRQYPTYIHGQVIHIALGFIASGLGAIIMPALIQEEFTAITFLTLAATQFRDVRNMERNTLTQMDSYELVSRGSTYIEGIAIAFESRNYIAILTALITTTACIFFSLIIGTVVGILCFFLAKLLMSGSQLKDIVNIQKGELRFDGAGLYVNDIYIMNIGLPEKQKLILEHGMGFVLTPKNFNAATTIANLGQRQAILFDLSNVLGVYRDSGEPSLCPLAKRDLNNGTLGVFILPQWYREDLAVRVLEEVPILENAIRMPTEFIKKKVR; encoded by the coding sequence ATGACGGATTATACGTTTCCTGTGATTATTGGTGTCATCTTTGGGATGGCGGCAAGGCTTTATATGTTAAGAACAGATTACCGGCAATATCCTACGTATATTCATGGACAAGTAATTCACATTGCGCTTGGTTTTATCGCTTCAGGACTTGGTGCGATCATTATGCCTGCACTCATTCAGGAGGAATTTACGGCGATTACGTTTCTCACACTGGCGGCCACGCAATTCCGAGATGTCCGCAATATGGAAAGAAATACGTTAACTCAGATGGATTCATATGAGCTAGTATCAAGAGGTAGTACATATATAGAAGGCATTGCCATTGCCTTTGAAAGTCGAAATTATATTGCGATTCTCACGGCGCTGATTACGACCACAGCTTGCATTTTCTTCTCGCTCATTATTGGGACAGTGGTCGGTATTCTTTGTTTTTTCTTGGCAAAGCTATTAATGTCTGGCAGTCAATTAAAGGATATTGTCAACATACAAAAAGGAGAGCTCCGCTTTGATGGGGCAGGGCTTTATGTGAATGATATTTACATCATGAATATCGGACTGCCCGAAAAGCAAAAGCTCATTTTAGAGCATGGGATGGGTTTTGTTTTGACACCGAAAAATTTCAACGCAGCCACAACAATTGCTAACCTTGGGCAGCGGCAAGCCATCTTATTTGATTTATCCAATGTACTTGGTGTGTATCGCGACTCTGGTGAACCTTCGCTCTGTCCGCTCGCAAAACGAGATCTAAATAACGGCACACTTGGTGTGTTCATTTTACCGCAATGGTATCGTGAAGATCTGGCTGTCCGTGTATTAGAAGAAGTACCCATTTTAGAAAATGCCATCAGAATGCCGACAGAGTTCATAAAAAAGAAAGTGAGGTAA
- a CDS encoding YphA family membrane protein — protein sequence MEALYYYWSIWFVWIIVTFIMEKSLWRNVLGICVLVHIICSHFMISMFDMSLNAGYLMTFLYACAGFVLCRSGHQIMRIIQLGSMVSAYAFFMIFALYDPVWFTLIKVDWVVFALLILMSLTYGHDFKERVTLWMMSICLGEALYALTIHRLTSSIVIGDLSFLSLVVQGSIFLLGVDQLEKLLNARSSRKPVKGAAKST from the coding sequence TTGGAAGCTTTGTACTATTATTGGTCCATATGGTTCGTTTGGATTATCGTGACATTTATTATGGAAAAAAGCTTATGGCGCAATGTGTTAGGCATCTGTGTTCTTGTCCATATTATATGTAGTCATTTCATGATATCCATGTTTGACATGAGCCTGAATGCGGGGTATTTGATGACCTTTTTATATGCATGTGCAGGTTTTGTTCTATGCCGGTCTGGTCATCAAATAATGAGAATCATACAATTAGGTTCTATGGTGAGCGCATATGCCTTTTTTATGATTTTTGCATTATATGACCCGGTTTGGTTCACGCTAATAAAAGTGGATTGGGTCGTATTTGCCTTGCTGATCTTAATGTCTTTGACATATGGACATGATTTCAAAGAACGAGTCACCTTATGGATGATGTCTATATGTCTTGGCGAAGCCCTTTATGCGCTCACGATTCACCGCCTGACATCATCGATTGTCATAGGAGATCTCTCTTTTCTGTCCCTTGTTGTTCAAGGGTCCATCTTCCTATTAGGTGTCGATCAGCTTGAAAAGCTCTTGAACGCCCGTTCATCAAGAAAACCAGTAAAAGGGGCTGCAAAATCAACATGA
- a CDS encoding YpzI family protein, whose amino-acid sequence MGRDRQEKRLKASKRVESDRDQSIHYKGATALEGPDSARKRNQ is encoded by the coding sequence ATGGGAAGAGATAGACAAGAAAAACGTTTAAAGGCATCAAAAAGAGTGGAATCCGACCGTGATCAATCCATTCATTATAAAGGGGCAACAGCACTAGAAGGTCCAGATAGCGCACGAAAAAGAAATCAATAA